The following coding sequences lie in one Strix aluco isolate bStrAlu1 chromosome 34, bStrAlu1.hap1, whole genome shotgun sequence genomic window:
- the LOC141917103 gene encoding olfactory receptor 14A16-like — translation MSNSSSITEFLLLAFADTRELQLLHFWLFLGIYLAALLGNGLIITAIACDHHLHTPMYFFLLNLSLLDLGSISTTLPKAMHNSLRDNRDISYLGCAAQVFFFLFLISAEFSLLTIMAYDRYVAICKPLHYGTLLGSRACVHMAAAAWGTGFLWAVLHTANTFSIPLCQGNTLDQFFCEIPQILKLSCSHSYFTEFGLIMVSACLAFRCFVFIVVSYVQILRAVLRIPSEQGRHKAFSTCLPHLAVVSLFISTGMFAHLKPPSISSPSLNLVVSFLYSVFPPAVNPLIYSMRNQDLKDALCKLTTRC, via the coding sequence atgtccaacagcagctccatcactgagttcctcctcctggcattcgcagacacacgggagctgcagctcttgcacttctggctcttcctgggcatctacctggctgccctcctgggcaacggcctcatcatcaccgccatcgcctgtgaccaccacctgcacacccccatgtacttcttcctcctcaacctctccctcctcgacctgggctccatctccaccactctccccaaagccatgcaCAATTCCCTCcgggacaacagggacatctcctacttgggatgtgctgcccaggtatttttctttctcttcttgatctcagcagagttttctctcctcaccatcatggcctacgaccgctacgttgccatctgcaaacccctgcactacgggaccctcctgggcagcagagcttgtgtccacatggcagcagctgcctggggcactgggttcctctgggctgtgctgcacacggccaacacattttcaataccactctgccaaggcaacaccctggaccagttcttctgtgaaatcccccagatcctcaagctctcctgctcacactcctacttCACTGAATTTGGGCTTATCATGGTTAGTGCCTGTTTAGCTTTtcgttgttttgttttcattgtggtgtcctatgtgcagatcttgagggcggtgctgaggatcccctctgagcagggacggcacaaagccttttccacgtgtcTCCCTCACCTGGCCGTGGTCTCCCTCTTCATCAGCACTGGCATGTTTGCccacctgaagcccccctccatctcctccccatccctgaacctggtggtgtcatttctgtactcggtgtttcctccagcagtgaaccccctcatctacagcatgaggaaccaggaccTCAAGGATGCCCTCTGTAAACTGACAACTAGATGTTAA
- the LOC141917142 gene encoding olfactory receptor 14A16-like → MSNRSFVTEFLLLAFADRRELQLLHFWLFLGIHLAALLGNGLIITAIACDHHLHTPMYFFLLNLSLLDLGSISTTLPKAMDNSLWDNRHISYTGCAAQVFCFLFFIGAEYSLLTIMSYDRYVAICKPLHYETLLGSRACVHMAAAAWGTGFLYAVLHTANTFSLPLCQGNTLDQFFCEIPQILKLSCSRSYLRELGLIMVSACLAFGCFVFIVLSYMQIFRAVLRIPSEQGRHKAFSTCLPHLAVVSLFISTGMVAYLKPPSISSPSLDLVVSFLYSVVPPAVNPLIYSMRNQDIKHALRKLYGCTLLRHE, encoded by the coding sequence ATGTCCAACAGAAGTTTTGtaactgagttcctcctcctggcatttgcagacagacgggagctgcagctcttgcacttctggctcttcctgggcatccacctggctgccctcctgggcaacggcctcatcatcaccgccatcgcctgtgaccaccacctgcacacccccatgtacttcttcctcctcaacctctccctcctcgacctgggatccatctccaccactctccccaaagccatggacaattccctctgggacaacaggcACATCTCCTACACAGGATGTGCTGCCCAAGTCTTTTGCTTCCTCTTCTTTATTGGAGCAGAGTattctctcctcaccatcatgtcctatgaccgctacgttgccatctgcaaacccctgcactacgagaccctcctgggcagcagagcttgtgtccacatggcagcagctgcctggggcactgggtttctctatgctgtgctgcacacggccaacacattttcactacctcTCTGCCAAGGCAACACcttggaccagttcttctgtgaaatcccccagatcctcaagctctcctgctcacgcTCCTACCTCAGGGAGCTTGGGCTTATCATGGTTAGTGCCTGTTTagcttttggatgttttgttttcattgtgctGTCCTACatgcagatcttcagggctgtgctgaggatcccctctgagcagggccggcacaaagccttttccacgtgcctccctcacctggccgtggtctccctctttatcagcactggcATGGTTGCCTACCTGAAACCCCCCTctatctcctccccatccctggacctggtggtgtcatttTTGTACTCAGTGGtacctccagcagtgaaccccctcatttacagcatgaggaaccaggataTCAAGCATGCCCTGAGGAAATTATATGGATGCACATTACTCCGCCATGAATAA